CATACCCGAGAAAATTGCGGCTTTGGAAAAGGAAGCCTTAACCAATAGGGTTAACGCCGAAGCATATCTCCTAAAATGTGAAGGAACACTGGCTGACGAAAATGTTATGAAGCTTTTTTACACTAAGGAAGAAAAAGAAGAGTTTTTCTAACTGGACACCCGTGCCGCCAACGCGGCACCAGCGGAGGATGAAAATTACCTCACGCTATTTTCAGGATTAACACAAACCGTAATCACGCTTTAGCTTTTCTATATGCAGGTAATATTCCAGGTTATTTAGTTTGGAGGCAGCCTCTTTATCGAGCACAACTGTAATTTCACCGCTGTGCAGTTGTATCGCCGAAGCGGTAATTTGGGAAGTTATGGGGCCTTCAATGCTTTTTGCAACCACACCGGCCTTTTTTATACCATTTGCAATCATGATAATGTTTTTTGCCTCCAGAATTGTTCCAACGCCCATTGTGATGGCAAAATGCGGCATTTGCTCCCTTGCTATGCCGGCTTTTTTATAGAAACTCTCGTAATTGTCATCGAGGGTTTGTTTTGTTAAAGCCTGGATTCTTGTCCTTGAGGCAAGTGACGATCCCGGTTCGTTAAATGCCCAGTGACCGTCACCACCAATGCCTAAAAGCTGTAAATCAATTCCCCCTGCCTTTTTAATTTCTTCCTCATACCACTGGCAATGCTTTTCCGGATCTTTGGTGAGCCCATCGGGAATGCGTATGTTTTCCTTTTTAATATTAATATGTTTAAACAATTCCTCATACATAAACCTGGCATAACTTTGGTCCAATTCATATGGTTGTTCTAAATTAATACCAACCCCCAAATATTCATCAAGGTTAAAAGTTTTTACGTTGGAAAAGTCCAGTCCATCTTCCCTGTGCATTCTTACAAGTTCTTTATAGGTGCCTATGGGTGTGCTTCCAGTGGCCAGCCCCAGCACACAATCCGGCTTTTTTTTGATAAAACTGGCAATTAGCCCGGCCGTATATTTACTAAGCTCAGCGTAATTATCCTTGACAATAATATTCAAACCTTTTCCCCTCTATTCTCCTGCATATGTATTGCAAACCTATTGCTGCTGTACCGCGTATAAATATTGAATGCCTTGTTAAACTTACCCCCCTTCTTAAGCAATTGATTATTCAAATCCATCATATTATTATTTTACTATAATGAAATGCCGCAATGTGAAAAAAATTTTACTATAATGAAAAACCTTTGCTTTACACCTTGTTATTTCGACATAATTTTCAATCCCTTTTTGCTTGCCATTTAAGCACCTTGTTTGTTATATTGCCAGTAGGCATGGCGGAGGGAATTATACATGGAAAAGCGGAGCAACACGCGTTTATGGGAAATCGATATGCTCAGGGGCTTTGCTCTCATTTTAATGGTTACCTATCATTTTCTTTACGACCTTAATGAATTTTTCAATTACGATATCGCCTATAATGAAGGCGTATTTTATTTACTGGGTAAGTCAGCTGCCATATTGTTTATATTAATTGCCGGAGTAAGCTGTTCTTTCAGTAAAAATAACACCCTGCGGGGTGTCAAATTAATTATCTGGGGCTCGGTCATTTTCCTGGTGACATATATCACTGTACCGGGATCAAACATTATCTTCGGCATATTGCACTTTTTAGGCACTTGCCTGTTACTTTACCCGGTTTTCAAAAACCTCCCCCCTTATATACTGGTCGCCGGCGGTGCCGCTGTTATTGTTGCCGGAGAATTCACCGCCCAAATACCGGTCAGCCAAAACTGGTTGGTGCCGCTGGGCTTTTGGGGACCAAGCTTTTCCTCCGTGGATTACTTCCCGCTGATTCCGTGGTTAGGGGTATTTTTGCTGGGCATAGCCATAAGTAAGCTGGTGTACCAACAAAGGAAGAGTCTCACCGGGGATTTGGGCAAATATTTCCTTCCCCTTACTGTAGTTGGGCGGCATACCCTGGTTATTTACCTTGTTCACCAACCCCTTATACTGGCCGCCCTGTATTTAATCATTGACCCACAGGGCCTTATAGACATGCTGGGAAAATGCACAGCTACCCTGTAACCGAACCTGTAAGGGCCGGGTGGTAAAACCAGCTTCATATAAGAGCTTTATAGAAGGATAAATTTAATCTTTACCGCTTATCTCCGGGTTAGTCAATAGCAATGATGTTATAATTAAATAAAATTTAAACGGAGGCCAAGTCATGGTGATACAATACCAACCCATTGGAACTATCCACAGTGACCATAAAACTCCCCGGGGCACTCCCATCCAGGCTGCACTGGCCGGGAAGGCCAAAGGATATATCGACCTGAACCCTGATTATGTGCCGGGTTTGCGGGATTTGGACGGTTTTTCGCATCTTATACTTATTTACCATTTCCATTTGTCCCGGGGTTGGTCCTTAACTGTTAAACCCTTTTTGGAAGACGTGGAGCACGGTGTATTTGCCACAAGGGCACCCAAACGCCCCAACCCCATCGGGCTATCGGTGGTGCGCCTGGAGAGCATTGAGGGCAATATTTTGCACATCAGTGAAGTGGATGTTGTTGACGGGACACCTCTTTTAGACATCAAACCCTTTGCTCCCCCCTTTGACCACAGGGATAATTGCAGTATCGGGTGGATGAAAGGGAAAATAGACAACAGTGACCGGCACCATGCCGATGAACGTTTTTGTTCATACCCTTCGACCGGACGGTGAAGCAGATGATCAAGCAGCGCAAAAAAACAAACTGGCGAGTATGGTGGAGGCTGCTGCGGCCCCATACCTTAACAGCCGCCTTTGTTCCCGTATCAGTTGGTACCGCACTGGCCCTTCACGCGGGACAAGTTAATGTTCCACTGTTTTTGGTCATGCTGTTGGCGTCACTTATTATCCAGGCGGCCACCAATATGTTTAATGAATACTATGATTATGTAAAGGGGCTGGATACCCCCGAATCGGTGGGCATAGGCGGTACCATCGTTCGTGACGGGGTTCCGCCATCCACTGTACTGCGCATAGCCATATCCTTTTATGCCCTGGCTGTTGTCGCCGGGGTCTACATTTGCGCCGCAAGCAGCTGGTGGCTAGCCCTGGTGGGCCTTGGCTGCATGGCGGCCGGCTATCTTTATACGGGCGGTCCCTGGCCCATTGCCTACACCCCGCTGGGGGAATTGTTATCCGGGGTGTTAATGGGCACC
This sequence is a window from Desulfallas thermosapovorans DSM 6562. Protein-coding genes within it:
- the nagB gene encoding glucosamine-6-phosphate deaminase, coding for MNIIVKDNYAELSKYTAGLIASFIKKKPDCVLGLATGSTPIGTYKELVRMHREDGLDFSNVKTFNLDEYLGVGINLEQPYELDQSYARFMYEELFKHINIKKENIRIPDGLTKDPEKHCQWYEEEIKKAGGIDLQLLGIGGDGHWAFNEPGSSLASRTRIQALTKQTLDDNYESFYKKAGIAREQMPHFAITMGVGTILEAKNIIMIANGIKKAGVVAKSIEGPITSQITASAIQLHSGEITVVLDKEAASKLNNLEYYLHIEKLKRDYGLC
- the tsaA gene encoding tRNA (N6-threonylcarbamoyladenosine(37)-N6)-methyltransferase TrmO encodes the protein MVIQYQPIGTIHSDHKTPRGTPIQAALAGKAKGYIDLNPDYVPGLRDLDGFSHLILIYHFHLSRGWSLTVKPFLEDVEHGVFATRAPKRPNPIGLSVVRLESIEGNILHISEVDVVDGTPLLDIKPFAPPFDHRDNCSIGWMKGKIDNSDRHHADERFCSYPSTGR
- a CDS encoding heparan-alpha-glucosaminide N-acetyltransferase encodes the protein MEKRSNTRLWEIDMLRGFALILMVTYHFLYDLNEFFNYDIAYNEGVFYLLGKSAAILFILIAGVSCSFSKNNTLRGVKLIIWGSVIFLVTYITVPGSNIIFGILHFLGTCLLLYPVFKNLPPYILVAGGAAVIVAGEFTAQIPVSQNWLVPLGFWGPSFSSVDYFPLIPWLGVFLLGIAISKLVYQQRKSLTGDLGKYFLPLTVVGRHTLVIYLVHQPLILAALYLIIDPQGLIDMLGKCTATL
- a CDS encoding 1,4-dihydroxy-2-naphthoate polyprenyltransferase — protein: MIKQRKKTNWRVWWRLLRPHTLTAAFVPVSVGTALALHAGQVNVPLFLVMLLASLIIQAATNMFNEYYDYVKGLDTPESVGIGGTIVRDGVPPSTVLRIAISFYALAVVAGVYICAASSWWLALVGLGCMAAGYLYTGGPWPIAYTPLGELLSGVLMGTTIILISFFIQTGSVSLESVLVSVPITVLIGGILLSNNIRDLDGDRAKNRRTLPILMGRSNAINLLAVLFTFSYLWVTGLVLMGIVSPWALLSLASIPKARQAVRGFHGKTRPVEMMPAMQATAQTNTAFGLLLAAGLVLSYWF